The region GAATTACAAACTAGCCTTTCAAAAAGTATACTTTTGAAAGATGCTTTAACCAAGCTTTTGGCATTTCAAAAATACAACATATTCATTTTGAAGTATTGCAAAAGGGCGTAACCATTTTGACAAAGTTCAATTTAAATTGAATATTCCGAAATAGACTTTTAGGGGCGTTAGGTAAAAACACCCTATTTATCCTTTGGGGGCTTTTGTTATGCTGTTTCTCTGTTTTTTGACGGATAGTATGATAAAATGAAACAAAGAAAAAAGAACAAAGAAATAAGTTTCTTTTGACACAAGGAGGGCATACTATGACTATGGATATGAATGTCATTCATAAGCATGGGAGGGAAACAAACATGGGACCTCAACCTGCCGCATCTAAACACATTCGTGTATCAGAAAAACGGCAAATTACGATTCCCAAACGTTTTTCGAGCAATTGGGATTGAGGAATCCCTCATTTGCGAGCTACGTGGCGATGAAATTGTGCTCCGTCCAGCTCCAACTGATGAAGATTTTTCAGAGGACATTTTGAAAGATCTCTTACAAGAGGGTTATGAAGGGGACCAACTTCTCACGGAATTTCAAAAACGCAAAGCCCAAATTCGTCAGCTGTGGAAACGTTAATCGCCGAAGCTGATCAAGCTGCCCAACAGTTTACAGGAACAGGTGACGAAGAACAGAATCCCTATTTGGTGATGTAAGGGAGTGAGTTTCGTGTTACCCGTTACGTATTTGAATCCAGCTAAACGTTATTTTAAAAAACTCAAAGAAAAACCACTCAAAAAACAGTTTGATCATGCTATTCAGACAATCCGGCTGAATCCCTATGCTGGAGACCTTAAGACGGGGGATTTAGCCGGTATTTATACTTACGCCATCCATTACAATGGAACGCAGTATCGGTTGGCTTACCAGATTTCCGAAAATGATGATGGCGAACTCATTATTATCATTTTGGCCGGCAGTCGTGAAGCTTTTTACCAAACATTGAAACGGTATATGAAGGGCTAATATTACCTCCCCCCGCCATTCGCCATTTATGAGAATGAAATCTGATTTAATACAACTTATGTTGTGAAATGATTAATGCAACAAACATTGTCTAAGACACCGACGTCATCTTAAGATATTTTTACAATAAATGTTGCATGAACAGCCGCACTTGTTATACTTATATAATACAACATTTATTGCAAAGGATGGATGACAATGTATAATGTTGAGGACGCCTTTTCCCTGTTAAAAACCTACAAAATCACGACTCACATGGAAAGCGTCCGCCGATGGCTGCGGGAAGGCACCATCAAAGGAATTCCGCCTAAATCCCGCAAAGAAGGTGGCTGATTCGGGAAGATGATCTCCTGCAGTTCATAAAATCCGCATGCCGGATGATACCCTGTTGTTTATTCAATACAACAAATGATGCAAAAGAAACAGACCGCGAGGCCATTCGGGCTGAGATGTGGTGGGAATTAGTAGGGAAAAACATATTTGAGGATGTTCTGGACGTAAAAAAAGCCCACGTGCGTGATGCTGTGGCGCATATGGGGCTGTCCAAAGCGTTTGAAACCTACGCATGGGAAAGTATCCGTGAGCATAAACGAGGGTATGCCACTCCAGAATTCCCTATTTACTGGACGCTGCCTTGTTTGACGGTCGGCGCATTTTGCTGGATACGACCTACGAAAGCAAAGACGAACAGATTATGTTTGCGGTGCTGGAGTACCTGCGTCAAAAGAAGATAAAGCCATTTAAAACCTAATACAACAATTATTGTATTAATACTTCTAGGGAAGGTGATATTCTCATTCTCCTGCAATCCTTTCTGGTCACCTGTGAAAAAGACAAAAAGGATTTTTATGTGGCTTCTGTTTATTCATAATGTTCTTCAAACAAATAGGTATGTATCACTTAAACAACCTAATTAACAAGGTCATTCGGTGCCTTTTCTACAATGCGTTCCTGTCTTTTTTCCAAGCTAAATTTTTGATTAGATTACTAATGATGATTCCTCGGAAAGTGATTTATACATCCTGTAATAAGAAGGCTTTTATAAAGCCGTTTTAAAGGGGTTACAAAACGTTTTTTAATTCAGGTATGAAAGGTCTATTAGTCTATTAAAAACCACTGTGCGCTTTCTGTGTATTTCATAAGGATGCTAGTGTTTAATGGCATGGTTTTTACAAATCTATCACAACCAAAAAAATGATCTTGTTATTTATCCATAAGCCCCTGCAGGAAACCCATGTTAAACGCTGTTATTTTTGTGAAAAAATCACTGCGTATAAATGGGTACTCGCTTTTGACTCGAGTGATTTTCTTAGCTAAAGGTGGTATTTATATGTGCTGGTTTTTCATGCAATGGTTCATGATGGCTTGTTATCATGGGAGAAATAATGCTATGATTGACGTATAAGACTATTGTTTTAAGCTGCTATGGAAGCAGACGTCGTCACCCCTTCACTTGAGAAGGAGATTCGGCATAAGGATAAGGCTTCCATGAACTCTCGTTTTAGGGAGAAGATGGATTGGACGGTACTGGTAACTCCGTCACAAAAGTCGCGTTTGCGCCTTGGGCTAATAATCTGAGGATCGTTGAAACAGGCAAAGGTTTATTTAAAAATAGAAGTGGCGTGTGTCGTTTCAAATGGGTGTCCTATGTTTGGCTGGCAACGTGCAATAACCCGCCAGTAACCGCTAGGGTTGATAGGGCTGACAAGAGAATGGTTCAAAGGCAATCGAGCGTCTAACGACGGTCGATATTTTTATTCTTAAAAGACAATTAAAAAGGCGAACACGTAAAGCAAGGACGATACTCAGCCCGTCGTTGCTCATTTTGTGTTCCAAACAGGAAAAGGAGGTCCATTTAAAAAGGAGACAGGCTGATTAACATAGATTGTTTCGCTGTGTTGCTCTTGGGTTGGGAAGAGCAACATGGTAAGTGGCAAATGAGCTGGGCTGCCAGCTGCATGCACCCGCATGATATTTGCCATTGGTACAGGGCAACATGCCCACTCGCAAGAGAATGTACCAGCAGAGCACTCATCATTCATGTCATATGCACGCATACGTTATGCTTCGTCCGGGGCCTGTCTCTTTGTCTATGATTCAGGCAAAGAGACAGGCCCGGCAACTCGAATAAGAGCCATCGTTACGAGGCTGCGCCCGGATTGTTTGTCCGGGGATGGCCCGAGACGACGATGGTTGCCGTCGTCCGGGTATGTCTTTTTTGATAGAGTCAAAGTTTCTATGCATTCACAAGCTTTTAAACACCCTTTGTGAAGATTCTATTTTCAATAGGATGTTTCCTATTTACTTGATTT is a window of Lentibacillus cibarius DNA encoding:
- a CDS encoding type II toxin-antitoxin system RelE/ParE family toxin, yielding MLPVTYLNPAKRYFKKLKEKPLKKQFDHAIQTIRLNPYAGDLKTGDLAGIYTYAIHYNGTQYRLAYQISENDDGELIIIILAGSREAFYQTLKRYMKG